The following proteins are co-located in the Leptolyngbya sp. SIO1E4 genome:
- a CDS encoding 3-isopropylmalate dehydratase small subunit: MTQVKAIAGRGIPLTGDDIDTDRIIPARFLRCVTFDGLGQQVFADDRAQLTGQHSFDQPHYQGAEIFVVNRNFGCGSSREHAPQAIARWGIKALIGESFAEIFFGNCVAMGVPCVTVNAEVAQTLQAKIAAHPQQPLELNLETLTITMADYQAAVAIAAGPRQMFLSGTWDACGQLVAQASAIQATAAQLPYIGWQKQAS, translated from the coding sequence ATGACCCAGGTGAAAGCCATTGCTGGTCGAGGCATCCCCCTCACTGGAGATGACATTGATACGGATCGCATTATTCCTGCACGGTTTTTGCGATGTGTCACCTTTGACGGGCTTGGCCAGCAGGTGTTTGCCGACGATCGGGCTCAGCTCACCGGGCAGCACTCCTTTGATCAGCCCCACTACCAGGGGGCAGAGATTTTCGTGGTGAACCGCAATTTTGGCTGCGGTTCCTCGCGAGAACACGCCCCCCAAGCGATCGCCCGTTGGGGCATTAAGGCGCTGATTGGTGAAAGCTTTGCTGAGATTTTCTTTGGTAACTGCGTAGCCATGGGGGTGCCCTGTGTGACAGTTAATGCTGAAGTGGCCCAGACCCTGCAGGCTAAAATTGCAGCCCATCCTCAGCAGCCCTTAGAACTCAACCTGGAGACGCTTACAATTACGATGGCAGACTATCAGGCTGCCGTCGCGATCGCCGCAGGCCCCCGACAAATGTTTCTCAGCGGCACCTGGGATGCCTGCGGTCAACTGGTTGCCCAAGCCTCTGCCATTCAGGCGACGGCGGCTCAACTCCCTTACATCGGCTGGCAAAAACAGGCTTCCTAA
- a CDS encoding tetratricopeptide repeat protein encodes MTAMTLPDAIQHYAGAIASLEKTANAETVLAVLQARDQVEAARQSPAGTTMPELFLHLITLDDRLLEQARNIHNTVDLEAWQKSLQPPESAWWWFLEKPIHVRDRYDWLWSALTVTSLTASASLVVDIGGRFLTAGAPGLWGSFALIGQSVLTLATAGGVLTDGGRRFIENALDSTGLGRHWWQETKLGLSLMLLAGLVGFHNTLPVIAERIVENGQTLEEQGNLQEAETAYKRAISLDQENSEANYRLGELYADLGRTESAQDQLLLATRGDFLPAYNRLAALYLENENPDAVIELLTPALDQIEDTPETQALRAELWSNLGWARLQQGRYAEAEQNLRKSIAIETPTVRPESPESNDAPSIDPSAESSILESPESDAQRSTASSAESRLAASNPDAQPHCLLFQTAEASGDRATAELAARSCVAFANPLNSQQDQWAYEARAYLQGSGTWEQEGRPAE; translated from the coding sequence ATGACAGCGATGACTTTACCAGATGCCATTCAGCACTATGCAGGGGCGATCGCCAGTTTAGAGAAAACGGCCAATGCTGAAACCGTCTTAGCCGTTCTTCAGGCCCGTGATCAGGTCGAAGCTGCACGTCAATCCCCTGCAGGGACGACGATGCCTGAATTATTTTTGCACCTCATCACCCTCGATGACCGTCTGCTTGAGCAGGCTAGAAATATCCACAACACCGTTGATTTAGAGGCATGGCAAAAGAGCCTGCAACCGCCTGAATCAGCCTGGTGGTGGTTTTTAGAAAAGCCCATTCATGTCCGTGATCGCTATGATTGGCTCTGGAGTGCCCTCACCGTAACCTCCTTAACGGCCTCAGCCAGCCTCGTTGTTGACATTGGCGGCCGCTTTTTAACCGCAGGGGCACCGGGCCTGTGGGGCTCGTTTGCCCTCATCGGCCAGAGTGTTCTCACCCTGGCCACTGCAGGGGGTGTCCTGACAGATGGAGGGCGCCGGTTTATCGAAAATGCCTTAGACAGTACTGGGCTGGGGCGCCATTGGTGGCAAGAAACCAAGCTGGGGCTATCACTGATGCTGCTAGCAGGGTTAGTGGGCTTTCACAATACCCTACCCGTGATTGCTGAACGCATCGTTGAAAACGGCCAGACCTTAGAAGAACAAGGGAATTTACAGGAAGCGGAAACGGCGTATAAACGTGCCATCAGTTTAGATCAAGAAAATTCAGAGGCTAATTACCGTTTAGGGGAACTGTATGCCGACTTGGGTCGCACCGAAAGTGCCCAAGACCAGCTACTTCTGGCAACGAGAGGGGATTTTTTACCGGCCTATAACCGATTGGCAGCCCTCTATTTAGAAAACGAAAACCCTGATGCGGTCATTGAGCTGTTGACCCCAGCCCTCGACCAAATTGAGGACACCCCAGAAACCCAGGCACTGCGAGCTGAGTTATGGAGCAACTTGGGATGGGCCAGACTACAGCAGGGACGCTATGCCGAAGCAGAGCAGAACCTCAGAAAAAGCATTGCCATTGAAACCCCAACCGTCCGTCCTGAAAGTCCTGAAAGTAATGACGCCCCGAGCATCGACCCAAGCGCCGAAAGCAGCATTCTTGAAAGTCCTGAAAGTGACGCCCAAAGGAGCACTGCAAGCAGTGCTGAAAGTCGCCTAGCAGCCTCCAACCCTGACGCCCAACCTCACTGCTTGTTATTTCAAACCGCAGAAGCCTCGGGCGATCGCGCCACCGCTGAACTTGCGGCCCGTAGCTGCGTTGCGTTTGCCAACCCCCTCAATTCTCAACAAGACCAATGGGCCTATGAGGCCAGAGCCTATCTGCAAGGGTCAGGAACATGGGAGCAGGAAGGCAGGCCAGCAGAATGA
- a CDS encoding SpoIID/LytB domain-containing protein, which translates to MVVQFQQEWQRIRQLCGRTEPKLRSRLTFASGALLSSALMLRLMPIPGIGGAARVEPLEKELWRSTGMVRQSVIDLYRIQRARQASAATPATDAQGSEGAAAAASPTSAQQPAPPVAAPAATAVNDAVIDHVLEMRVAIARNVPSLVVGANTLGWVINTDGSAHCDIPAQTSLTASPTAQGISFDGCQLSGAVWLEADAGGYVFVDGSWYRGRVLLFNNGGELLAVNFVLLGEYLASVVGSEMYHHWPLEAFKAQAVAARSYALTHHVRPASDYFDLDNTQRFQAYKGIAMETTGTQQAVAETAGEFISYRGGIVESLYAASDQIVQEAHGGQGMSQHGAKDYAAQGFNYDQILGVYYPGTSLARLVVE; encoded by the coding sequence ATGGTGGTGCAGTTTCAGCAGGAATGGCAGCGAATTCGGCAGCTATGTGGTCGGACAGAACCGAAGCTGCGATCGCGACTTACATTTGCAAGTGGAGCCCTATTATCGAGCGCGCTTATGCTGCGGCTGATGCCGATTCCTGGCATTGGCGGTGCCGCCAGGGTCGAGCCGCTAGAGAAGGAGCTATGGCGCAGTACCGGCATGGTGCGGCAATCGGTGATTGATCTTTACCGCATTCAACGTGCCCGGCAGGCAAGTGCCGCCACCCCAGCCACAGACGCTCAAGGCTCAGAAGGGGCTGCCGCTGCTGCCAGCCCCACCTCAGCGCAACAGCCAGCGCCCCCGGTCGCTGCCCCCGCAGCCACTGCAGTCAATGACGCTGTCATTGACCACGTTCTTGAAATGCGGGTTGCGATCGCCCGTAATGTGCCATCCCTGGTGGTTGGGGCCAACACTTTGGGATGGGTGATCAATACCGATGGTTCGGCCCACTGTGATATTCCGGCCCAAACCAGCCTGACCGCTTCCCCAACTGCCCAGGGTATTAGCTTTGATGGCTGTCAGCTATCAGGGGCCGTTTGGCTAGAGGCAGATGCCGGGGGCTATGTCTTTGTGGACGGCAGCTGGTATCGAGGCCGGGTTCTGTTGTTCAACAACGGTGGAGAACTGCTCGCGGTCAATTTCGTGCTGTTAGGGGAATACCTCGCCAGTGTCGTGGGCAGCGAAATGTATCATCACTGGCCCTTAGAAGCGTTCAAAGCCCAGGCAGTGGCAGCCCGTTCCTACGCTTTAACCCACCATGTGCGCCCAGCTAGCGATTATTTCGACTTGGACAATACGCAGCGCTTCCAGGCCTATAAGGGGATTGCGATGGAAACGACCGGCACCCAACAGGCGGTAGCAGAAACCGCTGGGGAATTCATTAGCTACCGGGGGGGCATTGTTGAATCCCTATATGCCGCATCTGACCAAATCGTTCAGGAAGCTCACGGGGGGCAAGGGATGAGCCAGCATGGCGCGAAGGACTATGCCGCTCAAGGCTTTAACTATGATCAAATCCTGGGTGTTTATTATCCGGGCACAAGCCTGGCTCGTTTAGTGGTGGAGTAG
- a CDS encoding site-specific DNA-methyltransferase gives MLSSKSKAPRNRTLTLTEAERQRYGRHLQVLSQSATLDTILDTTLHQDCLTVLPLLPPSSVDLVIVDPPYNRRKAFHGSTFNRRSPAAYQIWLESWVPPLKRLLKPTASLYVCADWESSTVIYPVLTEHFTVRNRITWEREKGRGAKANWKNASEDIWFCTLSDKYTFNVEAVKLKRRVIAPYRDRNGTPKDWQDTQQGRFRLTHPSNLWTDISVPFWSMPENTDHPTQKPEKLIAKLILASSHPGHVILDPFLGSGTTSVVAKKLDRHYIGIEINRDYCCLAEKRLELVNRDRRIQGYAEGCFWERNSTPIGDKPIENK, from the coding sequence GTGTTGTCGTCTAAATCCAAAGCTCCCCGGAATCGTACCCTCACCCTCACTGAAGCAGAACGACAGCGCTACGGCCGACATCTCCAAGTTTTATCGCAATCGGCAACCTTAGACACCATCCTGGATACGACGCTCCATCAAGACTGTTTAACGGTTCTCCCTTTGCTGCCGCCCAGCAGCGTGGATTTGGTAATTGTGGATCCTCCCTATAATCGACGCAAAGCCTTTCACGGCAGCACGTTTAATCGGCGATCGCCCGCTGCTTACCAAATCTGGCTGGAATCCTGGGTGCCCCCCCTGAAGCGCCTGCTCAAACCCACCGCTTCTCTCTATGTCTGTGCTGATTGGGAATCGTCCACGGTGATTTATCCGGTGTTGACAGAGCATTTCACCGTACGCAATCGCATTACCTGGGAACGGGAAAAAGGGCGAGGCGCGAAAGCCAACTGGAAAAATGCTTCTGAAGATATCTGGTTTTGTACCCTCTCAGACAAGTACACCTTTAATGTCGAGGCTGTGAAACTCAAGCGACGGGTTATCGCACCTTACCGAGATCGCAACGGTACGCCTAAAGATTGGCAAGACACTCAACAGGGTCGCTTTCGCCTCACCCATCCTTCCAACCTGTGGACTGATATCTCGGTTCCTTTCTGGTCGATGCCCGAAAACACCGACCACCCCACCCAAAAACCCGAAAAACTCATTGCCAAACTTATCCTTGCTAGCAGTCATCCGGGTCATGTCATTCTTGATCCGTTTCTGGGGTCAGGTACGACTTCCGTGGTGGCCAAAAAGCTCGATCGCCACTACATCGGCATTGAAATCAACCGCGACTATTGCTGTCTGGCAGAAAAGCGACTGGAGTTGGTGAACCGCGATCGGCGGATTCAAGGCTACGCTGAAGGGTGCTTCTGGGAGCGCAACTCGACCCCCATTGGGGATAAACCCATTGAGAATAAATAA
- a CDS encoding helix-turn-helix transcriptional regulator: protein MPPEQKKDPQDNSLKPVKISAIDEDILTVLMSRELYGLEILDQLNLDRPVNELRFGSLYPALNRLEKKGLVAWKWGDEVDESGGARRKYYKVTGLGAKSLRAVQHYRAALADRVTQPQTMWGGT from the coding sequence ATGCCTCCCGAACAAAAGAAGGATCCTCAAGACAATTCCCTGAAGCCGGTGAAGATATCCGCGATCGATGAGGATATTCTCACGGTCCTGATGAGTCGAGAGCTGTACGGGCTAGAAATTCTCGATCAGCTCAACCTAGATCGACCCGTCAACGAACTGAGGTTCGGCAGCCTCTACCCAGCCCTCAACCGCTTAGAGAAGAAGGGGCTGGTTGCCTGGAAGTGGGGAGATGAGGTAGATGAGTCTGGTGGAGCCCGACGGAAGTACTACAAGGTAACCGGTTTAGGTGCAAAGTCTTTGAGAGCGGTGCAGCACTACCGGGCAGCGCTGGCTGACCGGGTGACTCAGCCTCAAACTATGTGGGGAGGCACGTGA